From a single Rosa rugosa chromosome 7, drRosRugo1.1, whole genome shotgun sequence genomic region:
- the LOC133721362 gene encoding uncharacterized protein LOC133721362: MEEEHHHHHHDAEAEPFKDGADICQQLMDRYSKSSAPQHHHLLATAAAMRSILAAESLPLTPPSYFAATISAIDDMSSETTDPTAVAALLSFLSLVLPLVPPRSISSAKAGQALSMLVELLEREEGRLTMTGVKAVVKCLGALVGFCDLEDWESIKLGLQTLLKFSVDKRPKVRKCSQDCLENVFKSLQSRSVIKEASKLILSMLKGSMPLAVKLSASRTSDGPKNLDVLHMLNVVKLIVPFLSAKVSSKLLSEMNKLLGPRFSELTRHVFQIIEVLFEISRADAIVSKTEETIASLISYVSLANKNPSDTVMSAATLLKYSIGILHTGESTSWITNLPLICGSVAGLLTSEARTASHSSAILKELISQHVDLSSLLVNENQPFEDEGENIIKSNALRSICAIFEEGLNSCKGLPDEHLLDVISALFLKLGKMSHIYMKSIILKLAELMTIASADKSKVDHLQKCIGTAVIAMGPERLLELVPVSLNGGDFTCVNIWLVPILKNYVVGASLAYYMDHIMPLAKSFHLASSKAKKSKTREALQGHARDLWGLLLSFCRHPTDMYQNFVPLAEVIVTFLKEDSLMHETVACSLQALVNQNKSLVNQKIGAADATIKPVPELGNIPTYSKKTATKNIRAVAQCSAELLQALIDSFVGSAPEKRSFLKDAIRCLASVADSSIAKKIFISVLQKFHLMDGRNEFVKVESHTNSLGNEEEHNRSTREKNAQRCVTMELASSLVEGAQEDLIDLIYTFIKHTFETSEEVANREAYYALSRILEEHAWFCSSRSTELIDLLLGLKCPGDIVSLRSRFACFQTLMINTLKIDSEVENAKAFLILNEIIVTLKDSHEEKARKTAYDILLNIRSGLRDSSCLSSDGPYQKLVNMIMGYLSSASPHIKSGAVSVLSVLVYKDTDICLSIPELVPSLLSLLQGKALEVIKAVLGFVKVLVSCLETRRLQNLLPAIVTAVLPWSPVSRHHFREKVTVIMEIMLRKCGYAGVELVTPDKYKGFVKGILENRRDNKKSSKEVATAETDMKQEDSSTNRMENRKRKELGPLPEKNGSMEHRKRKRVKEHINGSPSTDGISSGGGDGLKRAMRSRQSDGIKSFKDRSEISGKTNKENYSKRSTGGRKGKIGKMNTGKDVTAARRPGTTAKLFKHKKFGKK, encoded by the exons ATGGAGGAAgagcaccaccaccaccaccacgacGCCGAGGCCGAGCCGTTCAAAGATGGCGCAGACATCTGCCAACAGCTCATGGACCGCTACTCCAAGTCCTCGGCGCCGCAGCACCACCACCTCCTCGCCACCGCCGCCGCAATGCGCTCCATCCTCGCCGCCGAGTCCCTCCCCCTCACCCCGCCCTCCTACTTCGCCGCCACCATCTCCGCCATCGACGACATGTCGTCCGAGACCACGGACCCTACCGCCGTAGCTGCGCTGCTGTCGTTTCTGTCCCTGGTGCTCCCGCTGGTGCCGCCTCGGAGCATCTCGTCGGCCAAGGCGGGTCAGGCGCTGTCGATGCTGGTGGAGCTTCTGGAAAGAGAGGAGGGCCGGCTGACGATGACCGGCGTTAAGGCTGTGGTCAAGTGCTTGGGTGCTTTGGTTGGCTTTTGTGATTTGGAGGATTGGGAATCCATCAAATTGGGGCTGCAGACATTGCTCAAGTTCTCCGTTGATAAAAGACCTAAG GTCCGCAAATGTTCGCAAGACTGTCTTGAGAATGTATTTAAGTCACTCCAGTCCCGCAGTGTTATCAAGGAGGCGAGCAAGTTGATACTTTCTATGCTGAAAGGTTCTATGCCTTTGGCAGTTAAGTTAAGTGCTTCGCGGACTTCAGATGGACCTAAAAATCTAGATGTCCTACACATGCTAAATGTAGTGAAGCTTATTGTTCCCTTTCTCTCAGCAAAAGTCAGCTCAAAACTTCTTTCAGAAATGAATAAACTTCTGGGTCCGCGGTTCTCAGAACTCACAAGGCATGTTTTCCAAATTATTGAAGTACTTTTTGAGATTTCAAGAGCTGATGCCATTGTCTCAAAGACCGAGGAGACTATAGCTTCTCTCATCTCATATGTGTCTTTAGCAAATAAGAACCCCTCAGATACTGTCATGTCTGCAGCAACCTTGTTAAAATATTCTATAGGCATACTACATACTGGTGAATCAACATCATGGATCACGAATCTTCCGCTAATTTGTGGCTCTGTGGCAG GTCTTTTGACTTCTGAGGCTAGGACTGCATCCCATTCTTCAGCTATTTTGAAAGAGTTGATTAGCCAACATGTGGATCTAAGTAGTTTGTTGGTTAATGAAAACCAACCTTTTGAAGATGAAGGAGAAAATATTATAAAATCAAATGCATTGAGATCAATATGTGCTATCTTTGAGGAGGGTCTTAACTCTTGTAAAGGACTGCCCGACGAGCATCTTTTGGATGTTATATCTGCTTTGTTCCTCAAGCTCG GAAAAATGTCCCATATCTATATGAAAAGTATTATTCTCAAACTTGCTGAGTTGATGACCATTGCTAGCGCGGACAAATCTAAAGTTGACCAT CTTCAGAAATGTATTGGAACTGCAGTAATTGCTATGGGACCTGAGAGGCTATTAGAACTTGTACCTGTATCACTTAATGGTGGTGACTTCACCTGCGTAAACATTTGGTTGGTACCTATTTTGAAAAATTATGTTGTTGGAGCATCGTTGGCATACTATATGGACCATATTATGCCTCTTGCAAAATCCTTTCATCTGGCCAGCAGTAAAG CTAAGAAGTCTAAAACCCGTGAAGCTCTACAGGGTCATGCTCGTGATTTGTGGGGACTGCTACTTTCTTTTTGTCGCCATCCAACTGATATGTACCAAAATTTTGTTCCTCTGGCTGAGGTTATAGTAACATTTCTGAAGGAGGATTCTTTAATGCATGAAACTGTTGCATGTTCCTTGCAG GCTCTTGTAAATCAGAACAAAAGTCTGGTTAACCAAAAAATTGGTGCTGCTGATGCAACAATCAAACCTGTACCAGAGTTGGGAAATATACCCACTTATTCAAAGAAAACTGCGACAAAAAACATAAGGGCTGTGGCACAGTGTTCTGCTGAGTTGCTTCAGGCCCTCATAGACTCTTTTGTTGGTTCAGCACCTGAGAAGCGTTCATTTTTAAAG GATGCTATAAGATGCTTGGCTTCGGTAGCTGATTCTTCTATTGCCAAGAAGATATTCATATCAGTACTTCAGAAGTTTCACCTCATGGATGGTAGGAATGAATTTGTAAAGGTGGAGAGTCATACTAATTCATTGGGCAATGAAGAAGAGCACAATCGAAGTACCAGAGAGAAAAATGCACAGCG ATGTGTGACAATGGAACTAGCTTCTTCTCTAGTTGAAGGAGCCCAGGAAGATCTTATTGATCTAATCTATACCTTTATCAAACACACTTTTGAG ACCAGTGAGGAGGTTGCAAATCGTGAAGCATACTATGCTTTGAGCAGAATTCTAGAG GAACATGCTTGGTTCTGTTCTTCCCGCTCTACCGAATTGATTGATCTGTTACTTGGTTTGAAATGTCCGGGTGATATTGTATCTCTAAGGAGTCGATTTGCTTGTTTCCAGACTTTAATGATTAATACTTTGAAG ATAGACTCAGAGGTGGAAAATGCAAAGGCTTTTCTTATTCTCAATGAAATCATAGTCACGTTAAAGGAT TCCCACGAAGAGAAAGCTAGGAAAACAGCCTATGATATACTCCTCAACATAAGATCTGGCTTAAGAGACTCATCATGTCTCAGTTCAGACGGACCTTACCAGAAACTAGTTAACATG atAATGGGATACCTTTCCAGTGCATCACCTCACATAAAGAGTGGAGCAGTGTCTGTGCTATCGGTGCTGGTGTATAAAGATACTGATATTTGCCTTTCTATACCTGAGCTTGTTCCTTCTCTTTTATCTTTGCTGCAAGGCAAAGCTCTCGAAGTCATCAAA GCTGTATTGGGCTTTGTGAAAGTACTAGTATCTTGCTTAGAAACTAGGCGTCTGCAAAATCTTCTACCAGCTATTGTCACTGCAGTTCTTCCCTGGTCCCCCGTCTCGAGACACCATTTCAGGGAAAAG GTCACAGTCATAATGGAGATTATGTTAAGGAAGTGTGGTTATGCTGGAGTTGAGTTAGTTACACCAGATAAATACAAGGGTTTTGTTAAGGGTATTCTGGAG AACCGCCGTGATAACAAGAAAAGTTCCAAGGAAGTTGCCACCGCAGAAACAGATATGAAGCAGGAAGATTCTTCAACCAACAG GATGGAGAATAGAAAACGCAAGGAATTGGGTCCTTTACCTGAGAAAAATGGATCAATGGaacatagaaaaagaaaaagggtgaAGGAACACATAAATGGAAGCCCTAGTACTGATGGTATATCTTCTGGGGGTGGAGATGGACTGAAACGTGCTATGAGAAGTAGGCAATCTGATGGTATTAAATCCTTTAAAGACCGTTCAGAAATAAGTGGAAAGACAAACAAAGAGAATTACAGTAAGCGATCCACAGGTGGTCGCAAAGGAAAGATAGGGAAGATGAATACAGGCAAGGATGTGACTGCGGCAAGGAGACCTGGCACTACAGCCAAACTGTTCAAACACAAGAAATTTGGGAAGAAATAG